CTCTACACTGAGGCAGAAATTGGGAAATGACTTTGTCATCTAGAGGGAAAACATGATATAATGTGTTGGTCGTTAACATTAAAGGATGAAATAGATGAATGTAAATTGAGCCCATGCCACATGCAAGAATTGCCTAAGAGTAGAGGCATGCCTTGGAGATATCACAGGTTCAGTTCTAGACCATTGTtgtaaagtgagtcacacaaattttttgttttttccagtgcataaaaaaaatcatgcttatACTACCCTGTAGTCTTTTAAGTATGCCATAGCATTGTGTAAAATAGCAGTGtatatatcttaattaaaaattttgctattggaaaaatggcactgatagactTGCTTGAGGCAGGGTTGCCtcaaactttcaatttgtaaaaaaaaaaaaaaagcattttcttaGAAGCATAGTAAAGCAAAGTTTAATAAAACAATGTATGCCTGTATCCTAAAGTTTATAAGCACATCAAATTTGTTTGCTAAAGGTTGAGACTTTGCCAAATTAAATTTCACTCTATACAACCCATTTTCCTTGTGTTCTTTTATCCTCCTAAATTCATTAAGGCTCCTCTAATAATTCCTAGTTGCACTATTTCCTTTGATAGGATAGATAACCCTACTTATCTCAGACTTGTGGCTTGACATTTGCACACCTGTTTTCATGGTAGTGACTCCTTCTCCAATGCTGTCTACAACCCCAGTGGCTTCATGTCCCACAATCACTGAAAACTTAGACAGTATTGTTCCTTTTTATCACGTGGTTATCTGTTTGACAGATTCCCATTGCCAACATCTGGGTTCAAAGTTAAGAACACTGCACGAACCAGCAAAGGGGTTGTTTTACAGTTGGGAAGACATTTATCTCTTTCTTGAAAAGACTATAATTGTTTATGCTGGATGACTGCCCAATATAATAGTGTTGATTCTCAAATTCTGAGCTGAGGATCAACCATCAAACCAGAATCTCTCTCTTTAAGGAATTTATAGTACTGTTGCCTCTGGCTGTATTTTGAATCTCAGTCTTTTTGAAGTAAACTGATGCTCCTGTGAGGGAACTAGAATGCAGTTTGTTATCAGGCACAAAAGTAGATTTTTACAGTTAGTTcttcctcttgatgaaagataGAGGGAATGAGAATGGTGTGCAGAAGAGAAGTGAGCAAAATTGTATGCTATCACAGTGCTCAGATAACAAGAGATGGTCAAAGAAAGATGGCAGCAATGACTATTCAATAACCTGGTGACCAAAACAATGGTCAGGCTCTGTCCAAAGGAGTGGGGGGAATGTTCCAGGAAGCTGTTATTTCTCCAGGCACAAATGAGTTCCTTATTCTTTGTGAAAAGTAATCTCATTGTTATTTGATAcccagaagtttttaaaaatagtcattagTCATAATGATTAACCATTTTTTATCAGTGTCaataaaaattcaacaaataaaagttatataGAGCAGATTAGTAGAATTGTTTTTTAATCAATAACTAAGTCATTAATTTTATACCTACTATGGccttatcaatttaaaaaaaacagaatgagagTTAATAACTGAATATTGGGGAACATTTCCTTATTTAAGGATCCAACCTCACAATAATGATATACTCAAAGTAGGGGTGATGAAATTTTAGGCTTATATGCActtgcagactttatttttgggggctccaaaatcactgcagatggtgattgcagccacaaaattaaaagatgcttactccttggaaggaaagttatgaccaacctagatagcatattataaagcagagacattactttgccaacaaaggtccatctagtcaaggctatggtttttccagtagtcatgtatggatgtgagagttggactgtgaagaaagctgagcactgaaaaattgatgcttttgaactgtggtgttggagaagactcttgagagtcctttggactgcaaggagatccaaccagttcgtcctaaaggagatcagtcctgggtgttcattggaaggacagatgctgaaaatgaaactccaatactttggccacctcatgcaaagagtttactcattggaaaatacctgatgctgggagggattgggggcaggaggagaaggggacgacagatgatgagatggttggatggcatcactgactcagtggacatgggtttgtgtaaactccaggagttggtgatggacagggaggcctggcgtgctgtgattcatggggtcgcaaagagtcagacacgagtgagtgactgaactgaactgatgcactcTCAGGTGATTACCTTAATATGGACTTCTTTCGCCTTTGGTGTATCTCCTCAATGGAAAAGGGTTTCCTCTGTTCCCATAGCACAGCCACTTTACGTTTAATAACCTAAGAAACTGGTGAGAGTTATAAACAGGTTCCAACTTTGTCTTTACAGTTACAAACTCTCCAAACAATACAAATCTGGACAGATCACTTTGTAATCTTTAGAGATCATCTTATGTACACCTGTGTTTTATATATGAGGAGTGCAGGCCAGAGACACTAACAGCTGGATCCTTGGTGACAGAACACGTGGGAAGCAGGGCTGGACCAGATTCTGAGGTACACCCTTTCTGGCCCTTTGCTTTTTCTCTGCCTGTGCTTACATAATATTTTACTAAACTAGGTTCTTTTACTACCATTCAAAGTAACAAAATGTCACCTGTGTATCACTTATTCACAAGAGcagatttataaaacagaaaatgttgtTGATATATATCTTCAAGAATCTAAGCCAGTATTTAATAGCTATATAATCATGTGGCAATGGTGAGGATATTAGAAAATTAGCTTGTTTAGAGAAGAAGGGAACCTTGAACATCATATGCGTATAGATTGCGAATTCCTGAATGACGGTTTCTTTGCATCTCCTAATCCTTTTTTGTACCCAGTCCAGTTCTTGCATCTCATGGGTCTAGATAGGTGAGGTAAGGCTtctcatctctgctgctgctaagttgcttcggtcgtgtccgactctgtgcgacaccatggagagcagcccaccagactcctccccTCACAGAAGTGGAAATTAAAGAGTGGAGCATCTCAGTGAGGAGCCTTCAGCTGTCCAGCTGGTTTGGGTAGTTATTTAATTAAAGAATTTTGCTGACATTATTGAAatcagagaaggggagagagattgttttcttgattttccaTCCTCAAATCTGTTTAGGAatcctataaaatattttaattcatttgttcagATGCCAAATGAGTTATCAGTTATCTTTCATCTTACTTGTCAACTAATACACCATTTCTAAGATCTGCTTCAGATGGATAGTTACATGGCTCTTTTACAAGAGACTTTGAGAAATGATATGCTGGAAACAGATGGGACGCTGAAAGCCATCAGTGATTTTAACATTCACCCTCAGCCTCTCTGAGGCAAATGTCATGGGTCACAGTGTTGCTGACTCTATTGTTTTGTTCCTgtcctctttgttgttgttgttcagtcactcagccatgtctgaccctttctgaccccatggactgcagcgcaccaggctttcctgtccttcaccatctcctggagcttgctcaaactcatgtccattgagtcagtgataccatccaaccatctcatcttctgtcgtcctcttctccatctgccttctatcttttctacctctgttgacaaagtaatgtctccactttttaatacactgtccaggtttgtcatagcttttcttctaaggaaaaagaagaaatttcatggctgcagtcactgtctgcagtaatgacccatgaacaatatgaaaagagtCACAGTGCAATGTGGTCCAGTCTTGATGCTAGAAATTTCACATCACAACCCCACACTAATTCCTGCTGGATTAATAGTTGGGATTTAAAGTCAAACTATAAATATGAAGTATGTGGAGCATGGAGGAGTTTTTGCGCTTGAGAAAGACAGATAAAAGTCACACTGGAAACATCTAAGAATGAACATTTTGTGTGTTGAGAAGTACTAAATAGCAGTATGTGCCATTGAAAGTCAATTTATGGAAACATTTTGCTTACCAGAACAATTGCCCAGCTATCCTGAAATTCAGTTATTAATAATGTCAATAGAAAccacattttcccatttttcttactGAAAAAGCTCCCATATGCTGTTTtaccctgtttcttttttttttcagtacaaaaacatatattttttctatgaAGTAATAGAAACTAGAGAGTATTTCTACCACATCCTTCATTACTAATGAAATGATTTACAAATAAGTGGCTTTGGAGGTGAAGTACTAGactgtttccatctctttcttcACCATGGGTTTCCAAGTTACTTAACTCCGTGTCCTGAAgaagaggcagggctgggtgtgggcttcttatatgtatatgtacatgtagaaGACCAGAGAATGCCAACCCAAATATTCGTCTTTGGCATAAGGATTTTTGGAGTGGACTATTTTGGGAAATAGCAGATATAGGAGAAGCACAGGAAATAGAGCATGCATTACATTTTCATAAAGGAAATCATCATTTGTAAAAACATCTACCTCCCTCtaccaggaagagaagggtgACTCTAAGTCACAAGAGAATCTTATCAATGGAGAAGGCTGTGAATTAAATCTGCATAACAAACAGCTGTTTGGCCCACTTTTCCTGGTCACCTTCCAATAACTTGCTTCCCCCACACCCATCTTCCTTTGctgtagctgaagatggtatttaagctCAAGTTCTAGCCACCTCTTTTGAGTTTACTCATGCCTGAGTTTCTTCCATGCATGAAGGAAATATACAAGTTAATacatcctgtttatttttttcctgttagtctgtctttttttttcccatttatttttattagttggaggctaattactttacaatattgtagtggtttttgccatacattgacatgaatcagccatggatttacatgtgttacccatcccgatcccccctcccgcctccctctccatcccattcctctgggtcttcccagtgcaccagccctgagcacttgtctcaaacacttatttcaatgctattctctcagaacatcccaccctcgccttctctcacagagtctaaaagtctgttctgtacatctgtgtctcttttcctgttttgcatatagggtttctACTGGCATTCTCTGAAATCCCAACCCCTTGCTCTCCCTCATCCCCCAGGGTATGCTTGCTCAACAGGCTTTTAATTCCCTAAGAAATATCCCCAAGTATTTAATTATGTTAAGATATTCAAGTTCTAACAACCAGACCCATATTATTAGATCATGTGGATACAGAAATGTTCTGCTTACTTTCCCAGGGGTGCccattctgtctttctttttgtgtTGTATTTCAGTAAACAGACTTTTTCTGCCTGTTGATTAGCTTAGTCTGTGGTAAATAACAGCTTCTTGTGCCCTCAGATAAATAGTCTGGCTCAAAAGTTATGCCTTGAGTGATATGACTTATGCCTTCTAGACTTTCAATGAGCCAAAAGCCTCACCCTTTGCAGTCaagttttgaaaagaaacatggtAACCTGTAATGATCAAACTATGAGTAGAGCTCTAACAAAGACAAGATAGCCAATCCTATGGAAAATGACtgaaagctttcttatccatctTATATTTTggggatataaaaatatatcaggtTAGTTCAGCTCAACATGACTCAGTAAAAATGTATTGTGTGCTTCTTTAGCTGCTCTGCAAGGCACAGCTGATTttagggatgtgtgtgtatgtatttattgattttctattaACACTTCACAGCACAGAGACTTGATGTAATTTGTAGAAAACATGTaattaaacataaatgaaaacaagGCCAGGAAAGTGTGAAAGATTGGAATAGAAGGTCAAAATTAGAAAAGAGGAGTCAAGGATATATAGAACATGAGTATGGATAACTATGGTTTCTAGATATTTGAGGGATAGAAAGATATGTAAAATTTGCTAGCTCTGCACGTGAACAGATTATGGACTGTCTCGTACAGTTGTATAGGCTGTGCATGACACAAAGGCATACAGTGCAGAGAGAAAGGGAACTGAAGTCCAGCCTCTTTCCGGCTCTCAAAATGTTAAGGGTTTTCACCTACTTGGCAAGTGTTTCACTCTTCTGAAGTAGTTGTTTAACTATGTCAAGGgactttttctgaaaataagataCAATGGTGCTGGAATCTTTGGGATTTACTGACTATTGATAGGAGAATACCCaggatggattttattttttacactatTTGGAAGTCTACTGGCACGTTCACCTCCAAGCAAATTTATTTTACACAAAGGAGATTTTACCTTTGTGGACTCAAGTCAGTAGGGCAGATTTTTCAAGTCTGAAAAGCTGTTCAGATCATGAAATATACTTACAGACAACAGATATaagcaaaattttcttttcaaaacctGGCATAAGCTTTGCCCACAGATACCTCTCTCAGTATAATAAATGTTGTAGGTCCACCTTAAAATCTATATACCTAATTCAGAATTATCAATTAgaaggaccttgtttatccatcctatatgtagtACTTCTGTCTGCTAAACTCCCATCTCCCACTTCAACCCCCAACCTCTGTCCCAgtcatgtctgtgagtctgtgtctgttttgtagtTAGATTCATTTGTGCCAGTTTAAGGTTTCACCTATAAGTGATAtggtattctctttctttttacttcacttagtatgataatctctagatgaacccatgttgctgcaaatgtcattatttcattctttttaatgtctgagtaacattccattgtatatatgtgccacatctttgtccattcatctgccaatatacctttaggttgttttcatgtcttggctattgtgaatagtgctgctgtgaatacaggggtgcatgtatctttttgaattatagttttgtccagaatatgcccaggaatgagattgctaatacatttaaagaagaagaagaaggagaaagtacatgagagaaaaaaaaattatcaattaGAATTAGTCATGCTAACTCACTGGCCAAATTAAATCCAAAAGGTAAAAGCACCACCAGTCAATCAGCCTTGACTGGGAGCACCATTTTCTTAGCAGCGAAACACTGAAGAAACGCAGCATGTCTCACAGGTATTACCAGACAGAGTTAAGAGTTAAGTGAACCAAACAACTCTTCTGAGTCTTAATCTTCAAATCAAAGATGGCAAAGTTtacatcaacaacaaaaacttgTTTACTTATGAGCCAAGGCAAAGAGTACCAACATACAAGGTGCCAGCACAAATACGGATGTCCTCATTCGGTAAAGTCCCTCaaatgaaatttgctcagtcacgtccaactctttgcgaaccatCCCGGTTTGTCCAGGGTGTTCCCAGGACACAGGAGTCTCAGTGCTAATGCCAGGACAGTCCCAGGCAGCTGAGTTGGTCACCCCTGTGCACCAGCATCATCACGCAATCTGTGTGCGTGGTGGGCAGAGTCACGTGAGCTTCAGGGTGTCAGCTGTCCTCTCTCAGAGTCCTGGTTCTTCCCCTCCATCCTGCGTCATGGACCTCAGTCAGGAGTCGGATCACCTAGTCTCACACTGACAGCAGGGTAGTCATAATAGTGGAGTCAGGAGAACTAGGTCTGACTATCAACTCTAGCAGTGACTTGTAATTGCTTGTGACAAGACAGTAAATGCTCTGAACTTCCCAGTGACGGGAAATTATCTGACTTCAGGGCTTGTCATGAAGGTGAAGTGAGGTACTGTGTGTGGAAGTGCCCATTAAACTGTGGAACACACAGTGTATGAAAATTACTCTAAGTGATATCCCTTAAGTTAAAGTAGGAAAGAGGCCTTTGTATGCACAGGGAAATGGACCTCTGTTTATTGCTGAATCATTCTTAATAAGCAGAAATCAGTATACAATCAGAATATTCCAAGGCATTAAAAGATCTGCTAGTAACTTGAACCACAGTGAATTTTGTTCTGCCTTAGCAAGCCAAACCTGAAGGTGGAATTTCACTGTGGCCTCTGTGGATAAAATTTTCAAACACTCCAAACTCAGGTGGTAAGTCAAACAACTAGCTGCAAGCTGAAACTTATCCTTTAATCTTTGAGCTATGCCAAGCCAGGTGAGGATGAGGTCAAGCTGAAAAGTGGGGTTGGGATGCAGTTTCTGCAGCTTTGCCCTGACAGGCGAAGATTTTGCTAATCCTTTTTCAGGTATGCAGGGCCAGCTCTCAGAACTGCAGTGTGAGATTATGCTTGGCTGTTTCAGAAAATTTTCTTCTGCATGCAGAACCTGAGCAGGGAAAGAATCCTGAGAAGATATTTCATAATGATGCCAGGGCTTCACATCATTCCAGCACATCTCCATTGTGCTCAATTCGCCAGCCTGGTGTGCTGGTTGATGAGAATTTCCATTTAAAGAGGTCAGGAATCCCTAGTGTGATTCTGTCTTGCATGGCTGTTCATTCGAATAGTAGTTGTTTAATTCAGTCCGGCTTCACATAAGTGCATGCCGCcaacccatggaggattcaatggacatggacaTGAGCCCCTTGAGGCCCCAGAACTATCTTTTCAGTTGTGAACTACAGGCTGACAGAGATGATCACTTCAAGGCGGATAATGAAGAAAATGAGCACCAGTTATCTTTAAGAACGGTCAGTTTAGGGGCTGGAGCAAAGGATGAGTTACACATTGTTGAAGCAGAGGCGATGAATTATGAAGGCAGTCCAATTAAAGTAACACTGGCAACTTTGAAAATGTCTGTACAGCCAGTGGTTTCTCTTGGGGGCTTTGAAATTACACCACCTGTGGTCTTCCGGTTGAAGTGTGGTTCAGGGCCTGTGCATATCAGTGGACAGCACTTAGTAGCTGTGGAGGAAGATGCAGAAtcagaagatgaagaggaggaggatgtgAAACTCCTAAGTATATCTGGAAAATGTTCTGCCCCTAGAAGTGGTAGCAAGTTTCCCCAGAAAAAAGTAAAGCTAGCTGCTGATGAAgatgacgatgatgatgatgcagacaatgatgatgatgatgattttgatgaggaagctgaagaaaAAGCTCCAGTAAAGAAATCTGTACAAGATACTCCAGCCAAAAATGcacaaaaaacaaatcaaagtgGAAAAGACTCAAAACCATCAACACCAAGATCAAAAGGTCAAGAATCcttcaaaaaacaggaaaaaacaccTAAAACACTGAAAGGACCTAGCTCTGTAGAAGACATTAAAGCAAAAATGCAAGCAAGGATAGAAAAAAGTGGTTCCCTTCCCAAAGTGGAAGCCAAGTTTATCAATTATGTGAAGAATTGTTTCCTGATGACTGACCAGGAGGCTATTCAAGATCTCTGGCAGTGGAGGaagtttctttaagaaaacagtttaaacagtttgttaaaaattttctgtcttatttcatttctataaCAGTTGATATCTGGCTATCCTTTTTATTATGCAGAGTGAGAACATTCCCTACCATCTCTGATAAATGTTGTCCATGTTCCATTGCCAAGAATGTGTTGTCCAAAATGcctgtttagtttttaaagatggAATTCCACCCTTTGCTTGGTTTTAAGTATGTATGGAATGTTATGATAGGAATAGTAGTAGTGGTGGTCAGACAGATCGAAATGGTGgggagacaaaaatatacatgtgaaataaactcagtattttaataaagtaaaaaaaaagtcaggaattGTGGGAAAAGTATAAATCCAAGTTGTTTGGTCctcctcttgagcttcccttaagaataaaacaaagcagATAGGGAAATTGGTTTTGCCATGTATCAGGCTGAGGACTAGTTGAAAATAATTCTAGAGCACCAAGGCCTGGCAGTGCTTCATTACAGACATGGCCTAGGGATTGCTTCTTGCGGAGGACGAACCTCCAACTATCACAGCAACAGGAAGGGAGCTGCCTTCGGACCAGAAGGCAGGAGATCGTGGCCTTGGAGAAAAGGCAAAGATGGCTCTGGGAAGTGCTGCTTCtgcgttgcttcagtcatgtccaactcttagcgaccccatggactgcagcctaccaggctcctccgtccatgggattttccaggcaagagtactggagtggggtgccatggccttctccgtGGGAAGTGCTACACAGCATTGAGTCAAATTCATTGGTTTCTTCTCACTTTGCATCTATTTCTAGAGTTCCCTTCAGGGCTTGTCTGGATAAAACATGGAGTAAGAGTCCAGAATATTAGCACCAGAAGTACCCACAGACCACTCCTCTATTACAAAAGCCCGCTCCATATTCAGAAGGAACTCTTCCTGGCACAAGGAGAATTTGGCTCTCATAGTCAATCAGCTTTCTCTGTGGTTCCACCCAGGCTCTCCTTGTGTTTTAAATTATCACTAAGATGGTTAGAGGGTAGACCCAGGGGAATGTTGAATTCCATCTCCATGGGTTTTGTGGCCTAGAAACGTCTCAGTTTTGCAAGTTCAACAACTTGATTATATTAGTATGTGTAAGTTTGATTAGATTCTAAAGGCTGATTCACATGATCCACACTCATGATGAATTGATAAACTATGTAccaattcattattttataatttattagttTATAATATGCACCACTATAACTTTGAACATATTCTGCACAAGGAACATAATAGACAGatgtaatattcaaaatatttatcagaCCTCAAAGGCATGAGCACTAATTAATCAGAATGGGTCCACAATCCATTATAATAGATGCCAGCTGACTTGCTATTTTAGAACATATTAGGAAGACAGCCCTGGAAATAGAGGCAAGAGTTAATATTTAAGTAACCCACTACCTGCCAGACACTAATATGTAATCAATtcacttggatttttaaaatcaaaactttACAATGATCCTTGAGGAAGGCATTAAAAAATGGACTATAGAAGATTTCAGACAACCTGCCCTTGGTCGCACAGGTGCATGTGTATCATACTGCAAAGATAAATCCACTCCACCCCCTGGTACATTCATACTGGAAGCAAATTTAGATCATATGGTCAGCTAGTGTTGCTATTATATTGTACAAGAGGATCAGTCAATGATGGAGTGGGAGAGGGAAAGTAAGCGTTTTTCAACATAGATGGTTTAGAAAGCACAGCTTGAAACCATCTCTTTGGATAAccttgtgtatctgttaattgctcagtcatatccaactctgtgacccatgtactgtagcttgccaggctcctctgtccatggagttctccaggcaagaatactgtagtgagtagctattcctttctccagggggtcttcctgacctggggatcaaacccaggtctcctgcattgcaggcagactctttactctctgagccaccagggaagcccttggactACCTTGCATCATTCTAAAGGCCACACTTTGAGGGAGATTCTACCTGTACCTGCTGCCCTTCTGAGGCTGTCattggatcctttaccatctttGGTTTCATTGTCAGGGTCAAATGTAACATCCTCAAGGATTGGCTTATCTTTGCCAGTTTTTCTCAGAGGACACAGCTGCAGcactctttcatttcttctataaaatacctgggaaaaaatggcaataaataaatataaaacatgaatcTCCACTAAGTGgtaaaacaaaaaggaagggcTCAGTTGCACTTGGAGATTAGCAGTGGGTGCCTGGGTGTCTAAGGCTGACTTAGAGGCTCCTCAGCCAGCTGCACTTCTGGAGGGAAGAGCCCAGGGCATTGTTGAAGATCTGTGATCAGGCAGAATCATggtcatgtttttcttttctggtctGAGGCATGATGGTATGTGACAGGATGgagccatatggcagttctcatTGAGGACAAGACCCAGGGTTGCATAACATGAAAGAGCTAGTGGCTAAATGAGGTCTGAGCTATCCTGTGGGGGAGGACTAAACTTTGAATAACTCTGCAACTTGTTCTGGATCATTTCAAATCAAGAAACTTCTGACTTAAAAATAAAGGTTTAATTATGCCCCCAATATAGtgaattttcctaattaaaaaatcaacagagtctaggacttccctggtggtgcagtggatatgaatccacctgccagtacaagggacacgggttcgatccgcAGTctgtgaagattccacatgctgcggagcagctaagcccatggaccacagttgctgagcctgagtgctgcagctactgaagcccatatgcctagagcctctgctccgTGACAAGCgaagctgctgcaatgagaagcccaaccACCACTACAAAGAGTAACCtctgctcatcacaactagaggaagcccacacatggcaacaaagaccctgctgctgctaagtcacgtcagtcgtgtccaactctgtgcgaccgcatagacggcagcccaccaggctcccatccctgggattctccaggcaagaacactggattgggttgccattgccttctgcaacaaagacccagtgcaaccaaaaataaaaaaaaataataaataattgttcttagtataaaaaaatcaaaacagtctaattaagggttttgttttgatgttggggcttcccaggtggccctactgataaagaaccctcctgccagtgcaggagccgtaagagacatgggttcgatccctggctcagaaagagcccctggaggaggaaatggcaacccactccaggattcttgcctgagaaatcccatgaatagaggattctggcaggctatagtccataggatcacaaagagttggatataactgaagcaacatagcaagCAAGCAAGATATCACTTCCTTTAATACTTGAGCTTTCATCGTGGAAGTATAATTTGGACACACataataattttttgaaacagCTTAGTGCACAGAGCTCTAAGGAAGGGCAAAAATAGAGTATTTTGTATCAGAATATGCTTGAAAATAAGAGATGGCCACATTTCTGCCaacttgatctctgattcctctgccttttattaatcctgcttgaacatctggaagttcttggttcacgtgctgttgaagcctcacttggagaattttgagcattactttgctagtgtgtgaaatgaatgcaattgtgcagtaggttgaacattcaaagctatggtttttccagtggtcgtgtatggatgtgagagttggaccataaagaaggctgagagccaaagaattgatgctattgaactgtggtgctggagaagactcctgagagtcccttggactgcaagaagatcgaACTagtcagtcctcaaggaaatcagtcctgaatattcattggaaggactgatgctaaggatgaagctccaatactttggccaccattaatgggaagagctgactcactggaaaagaccctgatgctagga
This sequence is a window from Odocoileus virginianus isolate 20LAN1187 ecotype Illinois chromosome 21, Ovbor_1.2, whole genome shotgun sequence. Protein-coding genes within it:
- the LOC110144514 gene encoding nucleophosmin-like isoform X2, which gives rise to MEDSMDMDMSPLRPQNYLFTVEEDAESEDEEEEDVKLLSISGKCSAPRSGSKFPQKKVKLAADEDDDDDDADNDDDDDFDEEAEEKAPVKKGQESFKKQEKTPKTLKGPSSVEDIKAKMQARIEKSGSLPKVEAKFINYVKNCFLMTDQEAIQDLWQWRKFL
- the LOC110144514 gene encoding nucleophosmin-like isoform X1 — its product is MEDSMDMDMSPLRPQNYLFSCELQADRDDHFKADNEENEHQLSLRTVSLGAGAKDELHIVEAEAMNYEGSPIKVTLATLKMSVQPVVSLGGFEITPPVVFRLKCGSGPVHISGQHLVAVEEDAESEDEEEEDVKLLSISGKCSAPRSGSKFPQKKVKLAADEDDDDDDADNDDDDDFDEEAEEKAPVKKSVQDTPAKNAQKTNQSGKDSKPSTPRSKGQESFKKQEKTPKTLKGPSSVEDIKAKMQARIEKSGSLPKVEAKFINYVKNCFLMTDQEAIQDLWQWRKFL